A genomic segment from Cyanobium sp. NIES-981 encodes:
- a CDS encoding RluA family pseudouridine synthase, with protein sequence MAGFGEGEGELLRLTYPKPLPMRLDRWLVAQRPEQSRARIQKFIDAGYVRVNGVTGRAKTPLRQGDQVELWMPPPEPLPYLVPQAMPLDVLFEDAHLIVLNKPAGLTVHPAPGNKDGTLVNGLLHHCPDLPGIGGELRPGIVHRLDKDTTGCIVVAKSQEALVKLQVQIQKRIASRDYLGVVHGQPGADHGTVIGAIGRHPADRKKYAVVSDASGRHACTHWQVQERLGDFALLRYKLDTGRTHQIRVHSAHMGHPIVGDPVYSRCRRLPLALPGQALHAMRLGLDHPITGERLVLEAPLPAVLEALLQRLRTRVAKVGA encoded by the coding sequence ATGGCGGGATTCGGCGAGGGCGAGGGCGAGTTGCTGCGGCTCACCTACCCGAAGCCGCTGCCGATGCGGCTGGACCGCTGGCTGGTGGCCCAGCGGCCGGAGCAGAGCCGGGCCCGGATCCAGAAGTTCATCGATGCCGGCTACGTGCGGGTGAATGGCGTCACCGGCCGAGCCAAGACGCCCCTGCGCCAGGGCGATCAGGTGGAGCTGTGGATGCCGCCGCCGGAACCCCTGCCCTATCTGGTGCCCCAGGCGATGCCCCTCGATGTGCTCTTCGAGGACGCCCACCTGATCGTGCTCAACAAGCCGGCGGGGCTCACCGTGCATCCGGCGCCCGGCAACAAGGACGGCACGCTGGTCAATGGTCTGTTGCACCACTGTCCCGATCTGCCGGGCATCGGCGGTGAGCTGCGCCCCGGCATCGTGCATCGCCTCGACAAGGACACCACCGGCTGCATCGTGGTGGCCAAGAGCCAGGAGGCGCTGGTGAAGCTGCAGGTGCAGATCCAGAAGCGCATCGCTTCCCGCGACTATCTCGGGGTGGTGCACGGCCAGCCCGGTGCCGATCACGGCACGGTGATCGGCGCGATCGGCCGGCATCCGGCCGATCGCAAGAAGTACGCCGTGGTGAGTGATGCCAGCGGCCGCCATGCCTGCACCCACTGGCAGGTGCAGGAGCGCCTCGGCGACTTCGCCCTGCTGCGCTACAAACTCGACACGGGCCGCACCCACCAGATCCGGGTGCACAGCGCCCACATGGGCCATCCGATCGTGGGGGATCCGGTGTACTCCCGGTGCCGGCGTCTGCCCCTGGCCCTGCCTGGCCAAGCCCTGCATGCGATGCGGCTCGGGCTGGATCATCCGATCACGGGCGAGCGCCTGGTGCTGGAGGCGCCCCTGCCGGCGGTGTTGGAAGCCCTTCTGCAGCGGCTGCGCACCAGGGTGGCGAAGGTCGGCGCCTAG
- the ylqF gene encoding ribosome biogenesis GTPase YlqF — protein MPPSTTGAASAQTIQLSVNAPAIQWYPGHIAKAEKALSAALAKVDLVIEVRDARIPLATGHPRLQRWIGSKPHLLALNRVDMIPREAREAWSTWFKQQGQVVWWCDAKAGTGVKQLQQAAIRAGAALNQRRTGRGMRPRPVRALMLGFPNVGKSALINRLVRQKVVDSARRAGVTRSLRWVRLGQDLDLLDAPGVLPPRLDDQQAALRLALCDDIGQAAYDNEAAAVAFLQLLLLLQAVPAAGVPGDLLERRYGLALGRLADGAPDGEGWLQAASERHTSGDTLRMATKLLDDFRCSRLGVLALELPQLPASPLPATPPRPATPPRPATPRPVPGVG, from the coding sequence ATGCCGCCATCCACCACCGGTGCCGCCTCCGCCCAGACGATCCAGCTCAGCGTCAACGCCCCAGCCATTCAGTGGTATCCGGGCCACATCGCCAAGGCGGAGAAGGCGCTCAGTGCCGCCCTCGCCAAGGTGGATCTGGTGATCGAGGTGCGCGATGCCCGCATCCCCCTGGCCACGGGCCATCCCCGCCTGCAGCGCTGGATCGGCAGCAAGCCCCACCTGCTGGCCCTCAACCGGGTGGACATGATCCCCCGGGAGGCGCGGGAGGCCTGGAGCACCTGGTTCAAGCAGCAGGGCCAGGTGGTGTGGTGGTGCGACGCCAAGGCCGGCACCGGGGTGAAGCAGCTGCAGCAGGCGGCGATCCGGGCGGGCGCCGCCCTCAACCAGCGCCGCACCGGCCGCGGCATGCGGCCCCGGCCGGTGCGGGCGCTGATGCTGGGCTTTCCCAACGTGGGCAAGTCGGCCCTGATCAACCGGCTGGTGCGCCAGAAGGTGGTGGACAGCGCCCGTCGGGCCGGCGTGACCCGCAGCCTGCGCTGGGTGCGGCTGGGGCAGGACCTCGACCTGCTCGATGCTCCCGGGGTGCTGCCGCCCCGGCTCGACGACCAGCAGGCCGCCCTGCGGCTGGCCCTCTGCGATGACATCGGCCAGGCCGCCTACGACAACGAAGCCGCCGCCGTGGCGTTCCTGCAGCTGCTGCTGCTGTTGCAGGCCGTTCCGGCTGCTGGGGTGCCGGGCGATCTGCTCGAGCGCCGCTACGGGCTGGCGCTGGGGCGGCTTGCGGACGGCGCACCGGACGGGGAGGGTTGGCTGCAGGCCGCCTCGGAGCGCCACACCAGCGGCGACACCCTGCGGATGGCCACCAAGCTGCTGGATGATTTCCGCTGTTCACGGCTCGGGGTGCTGGCGCTGGAGCTGCCCCAGCTGCCTGCCTCGCCACTGCCTGCCACGCCACCACGGCCTGCCACGCCACCACGGCCTGCCACGCCACGGCCTGTGCCCGGGGTCGGGTGA
- a CDS encoding universal stress protein yields MFDTVLFPIDRSRQALDTAAVALRLVQQHGSRLVLLSVVEAEDDPAAVAQLLEEARGSFEQAGVSCQVIEREGKPAFVIGDVADEINADVIVMGTRGIALESDQQSTAARVIQLAPCPVLVVP; encoded by the coding sequence ATGTTCGACACCGTTCTCTTCCCGATCGATCGCAGCCGCCAGGCCCTCGACACCGCTGCCGTGGCGCTGCGGCTGGTGCAGCAGCACGGCAGCCGGCTGGTGCTGCTCTCGGTGGTGGAAGCGGAGGACGACCCGGCTGCCGTGGCCCAGCTGCTGGAGGAGGCCAGGGGCAGCTTCGAGCAGGCCGGGGTGAGCTGCCAGGTGATCGAGCGGGAGGGCAAGCCCGCCTTCGTGATCGGCGATGTGGCCGACGAGATCAACGCCGATGTGATCGTGATGGGCACCCGTGGCATCGCCCTCGAGAGCGATCAGCAGAGCACCGCGGCCCGGGTGATTCAGCTGGCGCCGTGCCCGGTGCTGGTGGTGCCCTGA
- the pgk gene encoding phosphoglycerate kinase translates to MAKRSLASLSADELRGKRVLVRVDFNVPLDEAGAITDDTRIRAALPTINDLVGKGARVILAAHFGRPKGQVNEGMRLTPVAARLGELLGKSVVKTESCIGPDAEAKVGAMADGDVVLLENVRFFAEEEKNDPAFAAKLAALADVYVNDAFGAAHRAHASTEGVTKALSPSVAGYLMEKELQYLQGAVDEPKRPLAAIVGGSKVSSKIGVLEALIDKCDKVLIGGGMIFTFYKARGLAVGKSLVEEDKLDLARELEAKAKAKGVELLLPTDVVLADNFAPDAKTLTTSVNVIPDGWMGLDIGPDSVKAFQAALADCKTVIWNGPMGVFEFDKFAAGTNGIAHTLADLSAKGCCTIIGGGDSVAAVEKVGVADKMSHISTGGGASLELLEGKVLPGVAALDEA, encoded by the coding sequence ATGGCGAAGCGATCCCTGGCCAGCCTTTCCGCCGACGAACTGCGCGGCAAGCGCGTGCTGGTGCGGGTCGACTTCAACGTACCGCTCGATGAGGCCGGCGCCATCACCGACGACACCCGCATCCGTGCCGCCCTGCCCACCATCAACGATCTGGTGGGCAAGGGGGCCCGCGTGATCCTGGCGGCCCACTTCGGCCGGCCGAAGGGCCAGGTGAACGAGGGCATGCGCCTCACCCCGGTGGCCGCGCGCCTGGGTGAGCTGCTCGGCAAGAGCGTGGTGAAGACCGAGAGCTGCATCGGCCCCGACGCCGAGGCCAAGGTGGGCGCGATGGCCGACGGCGATGTGGTGCTGCTCGAGAACGTGCGCTTCTTCGCCGAGGAGGAGAAGAACGACCCCGCCTTCGCCGCCAAGCTCGCCGCCCTGGCCGACGTGTATGTGAACGACGCCTTCGGCGCCGCCCACCGCGCCCACGCCTCCACCGAGGGCGTGACCAAGGCCCTCAGCCCCAGCGTGGCCGGCTACCTGATGGAGAAGGAACTGCAGTATCTGCAGGGCGCCGTGGACGAACCCAAGCGGCCCCTGGCGGCGATCGTGGGCGGCTCCAAGGTGAGTTCCAAGATCGGTGTGCTCGAAGCCCTGATCGACAAGTGCGACAAGGTGCTGATCGGCGGGGGCATGATCTTCACCTTCTACAAGGCCCGGGGCCTGGCCGTGGGCAAGAGCCTGGTGGAGGAAGACAAGCTCGACCTGGCCCGGGAACTGGAGGCCAAGGCCAAGGCCAAGGGCGTGGAACTGCTGCTGCCCACCGATGTGGTGCTGGCCGACAACTTCGCCCCCGACGCCAAGACCCTGACCACGTCGGTGAATGTGATCCCCGACGGCTGGATGGGCCTCGACATCGGCCCCGATTCGGTCAAGGCCTTCCAGGCGGCCCTGGCCGACTGCAAGACCGTGATCTGGAACGGCCCCATGGGCGTGTTCGAGTTCGACAAGTTCGCCGCCGGCACCAACGGCATCGCCCACACCCTTGCCGACCTGAGCGCCAAGGGCTGCTGCACGATCATCGGCGGCGGTGACTCCGTGGCCGCTGTGGAGAAGGTGGGCGTGGCCGACAAGATGAGCCACATCTCCACCGGCGGCGGCGCCAGCCTCGAGCTGCTCGAGGGCAAGGTGCTGCCCGGCGTGGCCGCGCTGGATGAGGCCTGA
- a CDS encoding NAD(P)-dependent oxidoreductase yields the protein MRPESRPPRGADPPSGPLPRTAFLGLGALGAPMAANLLQAGFPLSLYNRSPGRDAAVAALAGSDPGGGSEPLEATSDPAAAVAGAEVVCLCLSDDRAVRAVVEAGVIDAMPRGGLVVDFSTIAPATSRHLAATLHARGLDYIDAPVTGGTEGARRGTLSVLVGGEAAAVARARRHLEVVGSRITHLGPVGAGQEAKAVNQVLVAGSYAAVAEAMALGSRLGLPMEQVVEALKAGAAGSWALEHRAQQMLENRYPLGFRLALHRKDLAIALQTAGAVQLTLPITSQVAALEDSLIAAGHGDEDVSALARWFRA from the coding sequence ATGAGGCCTGAATCCAGGCCCCCCAGGGGCGCTGATCCCCCCAGCGGCCCCCTGCCCCGCACGGCCTTTCTCGGCCTCGGGGCTCTGGGGGCCCCGATGGCGGCCAACCTGCTGCAGGCCGGCTTTCCCCTCAGCCTCTACAACCGCTCCCCGGGCCGGGACGCCGCCGTGGCGGCCCTGGCCGGAAGCGATCCCGGCGGCGGGTCCGAGCCCCTGGAGGCGACCTCCGACCCGGCGGCCGCCGTGGCCGGGGCCGAGGTGGTCTGCCTCTGCCTCAGCGACGACCGCGCCGTACGCGCGGTGGTGGAGGCCGGCGTGATCGACGCCATGCCCAGGGGCGGTCTGGTGGTGGACTTCTCCACGATCGCCCCGGCCACCAGCCGGCACCTCGCCGCAACCCTGCACGCCCGGGGGCTCGACTACATCGATGCCCCGGTGACCGGCGGCACGGAAGGCGCCCGCCGCGGCACCCTCTCGGTGCTGGTGGGGGGAGAGGCCGCCGCCGTGGCCAGGGCGCGCCGTCACCTGGAGGTGGTGGGCAGCCGGATCACCCACCTGGGGCCCGTGGGGGCGGGCCAGGAAGCCAAGGCCGTGAACCAGGTGCTGGTGGCCGGCAGTTACGCCGCCGTGGCGGAGGCGATGGCCCTGGGCAGCCGGCTGGGCCTGCCGATGGAGCAGGTGGTGGAGGCCCTCAAGGCGGGTGCGGCCGGATCCTGGGCGCTGGAGCACCGCGCCCAGCAGATGCTGGAGAACCGCTACCCGCTCGGCTTCCGGCTGGCGCTGCACCGCAAGGATCTGGCCATCGCGCTGCAGACCGCCGGGGCCGTGCAGCTGACCCTGCCGATCACCAGCCAGGTGGCGGCCCTGGAGGACAGCCTCATCGCCGCGGGCCATGGCGATGAGGACGTGTCGGCGCTGGCGCGCTGGTTCAGAGCCTGA
- a CDS encoding glycosyltransferase: protein MPRLLIAASGTGGHLFPALAVAEALPSSWDVCWLGVPDRLERELVPRRYPLHTVRAGGLQGRGLRRLLNLLHLVLAIGSVRRLIRRERIDVVFSSGGYIAAPAILAARWCGVPVVLHDSNAIPGRVTRLLGRFCTRLAVGLPQALKRLPRHSTLVTGTPVRPEFLTTAAPPDWLPPGDGPLLLVMGGSQGALGLNRMVRPLLGELGAAGIRVVHLTGHNDPEAGGVLPAGVVERPFSDEMPALLQAAALAISRSGAGALSELAACGTPAILVPYPAAADRHQDANAQAAASLGAAVIVEQHPPTAPTLARCVWRLLGPRLRQAPPEADPLVAMGAGMARLAVPDADRQLAALLIRLAEEAMGQHPARRGAG from the coding sequence ATGCCCAGGCTCCTGATCGCCGCCAGTGGCACAGGTGGGCACCTGTTCCCGGCGCTGGCCGTGGCCGAGGCCCTGCCCTCCAGCTGGGACGTGTGCTGGCTCGGCGTGCCGGACCGGCTGGAGCGGGAGCTGGTGCCGCGCCGCTATCCCCTCCACACGGTGCGGGCGGGGGGATTGCAGGGCAGGGGCCTGCGCAGGTTGCTCAACCTGCTGCACCTGGTGCTGGCCATCGGCAGCGTGCGGCGGCTGATCCGGCGCGAGCGGATCGATGTGGTGTTCAGCAGCGGCGGCTACATCGCCGCCCCGGCGATCCTGGCGGCCCGCTGGTGTGGGGTGCCCGTGGTGCTGCACGACAGCAACGCCATCCCCGGCCGGGTCACCCGCCTGCTGGGTCGCTTCTGCACCCGGCTGGCGGTGGGGCTGCCCCAGGCCCTCAAGCGGCTGCCGCGGCACTCCACCCTGGTGACCGGCACACCGGTGCGTCCGGAGTTCCTCACCACCGCCGCTCCTCCCGACTGGCTGCCGCCAGGGGACGGCCCCCTGCTGCTGGTGATGGGGGGAAGCCAGGGGGCCCTGGGTCTCAACCGCATGGTGCGGCCCCTGCTGGGCGAGCTGGGCGCCGCGGGGATCCGGGTGGTGCACCTCACGGGCCACAACGACCCTGAAGCCGGTGGCGTGCTGCCCGCCGGTGTGGTGGAGCGCCCCTTCAGCGACGAGATGCCGGCCCTGCTGCAGGCGGCAGCCCTGGCGATCAGCCGCTCCGGGGCGGGAGCCCTGAGTGAGCTGGCCGCCTGCGGCACCCCGGCCATCCTCGTTCCCTACCCCGCGGCGGCCGACCGGCACCAGGACGCCAATGCCCAGGCGGCCGCCAGCCTCGGGGCCGCCGTGATCGTGGAGCAGCACCCCCCCACCGCGCCCACGCTGGCCCGCTGCGTGTGGCGGCTGCTCGGGCCCCGCCTGCGCCAGGCCCCCCCCGAGGCGGATCCCCTGGTGGCCATGGGCGCGGGCATGGCCCGGCTGGCGGTGCCCGATGCGGATCGCCAGCTGGCGGCCCTGCTCATCCGGCTGGCGGAGGAGGCGATGGGGCAACATCCAGCGCGGCGCGGAGCCGGCTGA
- a CDS encoding phosphotransferase family protein, which yields MAERLPAWLETLASSPAPAPQARVLAGGRNNQGVVLHRLLAGGEGTPRLVIEKRSRHRAEARLYRRLLRWQQRHPEAGLLPRVYGVLPDGAQGWRLFQAYVPEAMPAPEDPCQAGRLLADLAFRFHGTMAAVIPGPPPPLPALLQRQRRRLDAAGDAEGLDPPAVTDLVERLALRLAAQRPVLAHNDLHWSNIRLPAGGVPAGQQLIDLGRAGWNLAGAEFHGALRQSLLGGGGPPVWQHAIDHYATLSGDDPLSLRLGCLWFALVHSAGLWRQVRLQEPALPRRREGRLLRRLLSRLRAALDVAPSPPPPAG from the coding sequence ATGGCTGAGCGGCTGCCGGCCTGGCTCGAGACCCTGGCCTCTTCCCCGGCGCCAGCGCCGCAGGCCCGGGTTCTGGCTGGCGGGCGCAACAACCAGGGTGTGGTGCTGCACCGCCTGCTGGCCGGCGGGGAGGGCACACCCCGGCTCGTGATCGAGAAGCGCAGCCGCCATCGGGCGGAGGCGCGGCTGTACCGCCGGCTGCTGCGCTGGCAGCAGCGGCATCCGGAAGCCGGCCTGCTGCCGCGGGTGTACGGGGTGCTGCCCGACGGAGCGCAGGGCTGGCGGCTGTTTCAGGCCTACGTGCCCGAGGCCATGCCGGCCCCGGAGGATCCATGCCAGGCCGGCCGGCTGCTGGCGGATCTGGCCTTCCGTTTCCACGGCACCATGGCCGCGGTGATCCCCGGGCCGCCGCCGCCGCTGCCCGCCCTGCTGCAGCGTCAGCGGCGCCGCCTCGATGCTGCCGGCGATGCCGAGGGCCTGGACCCCCCGGCGGTCACCGACCTGGTGGAGCGGCTGGCGCTCCGCCTTGCTGCGCAGCGTCCGGTGCTCGCCCACAACGACCTGCACTGGAGCAACATCAGGCTCCCGGCCGGTGGCGTCCCGGCCGGCCAGCAGCTGATCGACCTGGGCCGGGCCGGCTGGAACCTGGCCGGCGCCGAGTTCCACGGGGCGCTGCGCCAGTCGCTGCTGGGCGGCGGCGGCCCGCCCGTATGGCAGCACGCCATCGATCACTACGCCACCCTGAGCGGCGACGACCCGCTCAGCCTGCGGCTGGGCTGTCTCTGGTTCGCCCTGGTGCACTCCGCCGGTCTCTGGCGGCAGGTGAGGCTGCAGGAACCGGCGCTGCCACGGCGGCGGGAGGGGCGGCTGCTGCGCCGCCTGCTCAGCCGGCTCCGCGCCGCGCTGGATGTTGCCCCATCGCCTCCTCCGCCAGCCGGATGA
- a CDS encoding aminotransferase class I/II-fold pyridoxal phosphate-dependent enzyme: protein MRRVESGERHGGNLAAAAERLGCPPQRLLDASASLVPFGPPWALRRALLEAVFSPALRAYPDRGWARLRRVLARRHGLEHSQVLPGNGAAELFTWAARDAAAAGVSLLPAPGFADYARALACWQAAHVLGPLPLQWGPAFPQPFPATLPAEVLWLCNPHNPTGQLWSRASLEPLLERFALVVCDEAFLPLVPGGEAQSLVPLLARHPNLVVIRSLTKLLACAGLRLGYALGDAERLRRWAAWRDPWPVNGLALAAAERLLADEAGFGRWIGRVQAWVAREEPWLRRRLAQWPQLTPMPSAANFLLVRSEASLVPLRQALERRHGILVRDCRSFVGLGECWLRIGLQHRRGHRRLLAALARELPPHG from the coding sequence ATGCGGAGGGTGGAATCGGGCGAGCGTCACGGGGGCAATCTCGCCGCGGCGGCCGAGCGTCTGGGCTGCCCACCGCAGCGCCTGCTCGATGCGAGTGCTTCGCTGGTGCCGTTCGGGCCGCCCTGGGCCCTGCGGCGTGCGCTGCTGGAGGCGGTGTTCTCCCCGGCGTTGCGGGCCTATCCGGATCGGGGCTGGGCCCGCCTGCGGCGCGTGCTGGCCCGGCGCCACGGCCTCGAGCACAGCCAGGTGCTGCCGGGCAACGGGGCCGCCGAGCTGTTCACCTGGGCGGCGCGGGATGCGGCGGCGGCGGGGGTGAGCCTGCTGCCGGCGCCCGGCTTCGCCGACTACGCCCGGGCTCTGGCCTGCTGGCAGGCCGCCCATGTGCTCGGCCCGCTGCCCCTGCAGTGGGGCCCGGCCTTCCCCCAGCCCTTCCCGGCGACGCTGCCCGCCGAGGTGCTCTGGCTCTGCAACCCCCACAACCCCACGGGGCAGCTCTGGAGCCGGGCTTCGCTGGAGCCGCTGCTGGAGCGCTTCGCCCTGGTGGTGTGCGATGAGGCCTTCCTGCCGCTGGTGCCCGGTGGCGAGGCCCAGTCGCTGGTGCCGCTGCTGGCCCGCCACCCCAACCTGGTGGTGATCCGCAGCCTCACCAAGCTGCTGGCCTGTGCGGGGCTGCGCCTCGGCTATGCCCTGGGGGACGCCGAGCGGTTGCGGCGCTGGGCGGCCTGGCGCGATCCCTGGCCGGTGAACGGGCTCGCCCTGGCGGCGGCCGAGCGGCTGCTGGCCGACGAGGCCGGCTTCGGGCGCTGGATCGGGCGGGTGCAGGCCTGGGTGGCCCGGGAAGAGCCCTGGCTGCGGCGGCGGCTCGCACAGTGGCCCCAGCTCACCCCCATGCCTTCGGCGGCCAACTTCCTGCTGGTGCGCAGCGAGGCCAGCCTGGTGCCGCTGCGGCAAGCGCTGGAGCGGCGTCACGGCATCCTGGTGCGCGACTGCCGCTCGTTCGTGGGCCTGGGGGAGTGCTGGTTGCGGATCGGGCTGCAGCACCGCCGCGGCCATCGCCGGCTGCTGGCGGCCCTCGCCCGGGAGCTGCCCCCCCATGGCTGA
- a CDS encoding MoxR family ATPase, giving the protein MTSPAGQLEADGALAGLIAAIGRVLLGKEHQIRLAVAGLLARGHLLLEDLPGTGKTTLAEALARGFGLGFKRVSFTSDLLPADLTGINVLDPGSGTFRFQGGPLFTQVLLADEINRASPRTQSALLEAMAAGRVSIDGTSHDLPRPFVVIATQNGLDQIGTAPLPESQLDRFLMRLSLGFPERAAERALLAGEALGLDTFLGAQGPMNLPGLHLPALQQRCSRQHCSPALFDYVLDLVALSRRGDQPGAPLSPRASQGLVAAARAWSLLEGRAFVTPADVQAVFPSVAEHRLEPSSAGGLSERLLEQVNALR; this is encoded by the coding sequence ATGACGAGCCCGGCGGGGCAGCTGGAGGCTGATGGGGCCCTGGCCGGCCTGATCGCCGCGATCGGCAGGGTGCTGCTCGGCAAGGAGCACCAGATCCGCCTCGCGGTGGCGGGCCTGCTGGCCCGCGGCCACCTGTTGCTGGAGGATCTGCCGGGCACCGGCAAGACCACGCTGGCGGAGGCCCTGGCGCGGGGCTTCGGTCTGGGGTTCAAGCGGGTGAGCTTCACCAGCGACCTTCTGCCCGCCGACCTCACCGGCATCAATGTGCTCGATCCTGGCTCCGGCACCTTCCGCTTCCAGGGCGGGCCTCTCTTCACCCAGGTCCTGCTGGCCGACGAGATCAACCGGGCCAGCCCCCGCACCCAGAGCGCCCTGCTGGAGGCCATGGCCGCGGGGCGGGTGAGCATCGACGGCACCAGCCACGACCTGCCGCGCCCCTTCGTGGTGATCGCCACCCAGAACGGCCTGGACCAGATCGGCACCGCACCCCTGCCCGAGTCCCAGCTCGACCGCTTCCTGATGCGCCTCTCCCTCGGCTTCCCCGAGCGGGCCGCCGAGCGGGCCCTGCTGGCCGGCGAGGCCCTGGGGCTCGACACCTTTCTCGGCGCCCAGGGGCCGATGAACCTGCCCGGGCTCCACCTGCCTGCGCTGCAGCAGCGCTGCAGCCGGCAGCACTGTTCCCCCGCCCTGTTCGACTACGTGCTCGACCTGGTGGCCCTCAGCCGCCGGGGGGATCAACCCGGTGCCCCCCTCTCCCCCCGGGCCTCCCAGGGCCTGGTGGCGGCGGCACGGGCCTGGTCGCTGCTGGAGGGCCGCGCCTTCGTGACCCCCGCCGACGTGCAGGCCGTGTTTCCCTCCGTGGCGGAACACCGCCTCGAACCGAGCAGTGCCGGAGGCCTGAGCGAGCGGCTGCTGGAGCAGGTGAATGCGCTTCGGTAG
- a CDS encoding transglutaminase domain-containing protein, whose amino-acid sequence MRPWPWLHEPPAPRRLQWWAQASLALGCIGLDPGWLLSWFTLALVLAGALKLLEARSRPSRRLVALVQLIACGLLAAQQPGLLPSLQQLVTTVLALAGLLSLEADLELPWGQLLGRSLRVLAASLPFALVLFLLVPRLGPFGQADGRQGPRASTGLSGSLDPGSIAELASDDAAAARVAFTDDRPPSVGERYWRVLVHPNFDGRRWNHEEQSFGELPAGPRAARAGQLWLVEPSRFQAVPWDGRSFPLSGQLRSDARGELLENRPAGQTRAYQLGPGRGEPAWPSQPPSLDDLLLPAAGHPRLRALARGWAALPEPRQRLEAARAWFLAGGFRYDTRPGQLPERDGLDAFLFETRTGFCGHYASAFSALMRAAGVPARVVTGYLGGEWVVPLGGTPFLEVRQSDAHAWSEVWLPGAGWQRVDPSSWAVGSPGSEATAAEARARQNLAQWLQRQWWGMDVAWRRWWLGFDQAGQEALLQRLFADQRGWLGAVVLVALAAALALGLALLRRSAGATAGQDWLGHDLETVLRVLRRHGITPLPGESLSDLCTRAAVQRPGLAEPLRNLAAQHSLLRFAALPAGGRGAGRARQLWKLALRQLKRSSRGAIRQPGRSTP is encoded by the coding sequence TTGAGGCCCTGGCCCTGGCTCCATGAACCGCCTGCCCCCCGCCGGCTGCAGTGGTGGGCCCAGGCCAGCCTGGCCCTGGGCTGCATCGGGCTGGATCCCGGCTGGTTGCTGAGCTGGTTCACCCTCGCCCTGGTGCTGGCGGGGGCCCTCAAGCTCCTGGAGGCGCGCAGCCGGCCCAGCCGGCGCCTGGTGGCCCTGGTGCAGCTGATCGCCTGCGGCCTGCTGGCCGCCCAGCAGCCCGGCCTGCTGCCCAGCCTGCAGCAGTTGGTAACCACGGTGCTGGCCCTGGCCGGCCTGCTCAGCCTGGAGGCGGACCTGGAGCTGCCCTGGGGCCAGCTGCTGGGCCGCAGCCTGAGGGTGCTGGCGGCCAGCCTGCCCTTCGCCCTGGTGCTGTTCCTGCTGGTGCCGCGCCTGGGGCCCTTCGGCCAGGCGGACGGGCGGCAGGGCCCGCGCGCCAGCACGGGGCTGAGCGGCAGCCTGGATCCGGGCAGCATCGCCGAACTGGCCTCCGACGACGCCGCGGCGGCCCGGGTGGCATTCACGGACGACCGGCCGCCATCCGTCGGGGAGCGCTACTGGCGGGTGCTGGTGCATCCCAACTTTGACGGCCGCCGCTGGAACCACGAAGAGCAGAGCTTCGGCGAGCTGCCCGCCGGGCCGCGGGCCGCGCGGGCTGGGCAGCTGTGGCTGGTGGAGCCCAGCCGCTTCCAGGCCGTTCCCTGGGATGGCCGCAGCTTCCCCCTGAGTGGGCAGCTGCGCAGCGATGCCCGCGGCGAGCTGCTGGAGAACCGGCCCGCGGGCCAGACCCGGGCCTACCAGCTCGGCCCTGGGCGGGGCGAGCCCGCCTGGCCCAGCCAGCCGCCCAGCCTCGATGATCTGCTGCTGCCCGCGGCGGGACACCCCCGTCTGCGGGCCCTGGCCCGGGGCTGGGCCGCGCTGCCGGAGCCACGTCAGCGGCTGGAGGCGGCCCGGGCCTGGTTCCTGGCCGGCGGCTTCCGCTACGACACCCGGCCGGGCCAGCTGCCCGAGCGGGATGGGCTGGACGCGTTTCTCTTCGAAACCCGCACGGGGTTCTGCGGGCACTACGCCAGCGCCTTCTCGGCCCTGATGCGCGCCGCCGGGGTGCCGGCCCGGGTGGTGACGGGCTACCTGGGGGGCGAATGGGTGGTGCCGCTGGGGGGCACCCCGTTTCTGGAGGTGCGCCAGAGCGATGCCCATGCCTGGAGCGAGGTGTGGCTGCCGGGTGCAGGCTGGCAACGGGTGGACCCGAGCAGCTGGGCGGTGGGGAGCCCCGGCTCCGAGGCCACGGCGGCGGAAGCCCGGGCCCGGCAGAACCTGGCGCAATGGCTGCAGCGCCAGTGGTGGGGCATGGACGTGGCCTGGAGGCGCTGGTGGCTGGGCTTCGACCAGGCGGGCCAGGAGGCCCTGCTGCAACGGCTGTTCGCCGACCAGCGCGGCTGGCTCGGTGCGGTGGTGCTCGTCGCGCTGGCCGCGGCCCTGGCGCTGGGCCTGGCGCTGCTGCGGCGCAGTGCCGGGGCGACGGCAGGCCAGGACTGGCTGGGCCACGACCTGGAGACGGTGCTGCGGGTGCTGCGGCGCCACGGGATCACGCCATTGCCGGGCGAGAGCCTGAGCGACCTCTGCACGCGGGCCGCCGTCCAGCGGCCCGGACTGGCCGAGCCGCTGCGAAACCTGGCCGCCCAGCACAGCCTGCTGCGCTTCGCGGCCCTGCCGGCCGGGGGGAGGGGAGCCGGGCGGGCCCGGCAGCTGTGGAAGCTGGCCCTGCGGCAGCTGAAGCGCTCCTCCAGGGGCGCTATAAGGCAGCCAGGAAGGTCCACGCCATGA